One Cyanobium sp. Tous-M-B4 DNA segment encodes these proteins:
- a CDS encoding chlorophyll a/b-binding protein — protein MPETVSRFGFVEFAETWNGRLAMLGFVIGLGTELLTGQGILSQLGLG, from the coding sequence ATGCCCGAAACTGTTTCCCGCTTCGGATTCGTTGAGTTCGCAGAGACCTGGAATGGTCGCCTAGCCATGCTCGGTTTCGTAATCGGCCTCGGCACTGAGCTGCTCACCGGCCAAGGCATCCTTTCCCAACTCGGCCTGGGTTGA
- a CDS encoding peroxiredoxin-like family protein — MAAAELVERLAGVAGMGRGQRRLVLLLPQLGDFDSLEYAQALVPALPQLETAGIAVLALGIGQAAGADRFCEFTGFPRELLQVDADPKLHRALGLYEGLQQIGGPWPNLLLMCAGIGSPGTLAEVLRGYTGDRAAPQRIADEETIQAGPLPPIKGSFFARAGGTGFQRPFELATVRLRNMSEVLGNWRTYVPCDDFLTQRGGTFLLEEDNSLLYSHKDRGILGFSASMARPLSFLDPYLD; from the coding sequence ATGGCAGCCGCTGAACTTGTGGAGCGACTGGCTGGCGTTGCGGGGATGGGTAGGGGACAACGCCGTTTGGTGCTTTTGCTACCCCAGCTGGGGGATTTCGACAGCCTCGAATACGCCCAGGCCCTGGTTCCCGCCCTGCCACAGCTGGAGACTGCCGGGATCGCCGTGCTGGCCCTCGGCATCGGCCAGGCCGCAGGAGCCGATCGCTTCTGCGAGTTCACAGGCTTTCCCCGCGAGCTATTGCAGGTGGATGCAGACCCGAAGCTGCACCGTGCCCTGGGCCTCTACGAGGGTCTGCAGCAGATCGGCGGCCCCTGGCCCAACCTGCTTTTGATGTGCGCCGGCATCGGTTCCCCCGGCACCTTGGCCGAGGTATTGCGCGGCTACACGGGCGATCGAGCGGCTCCCCAGCGAATCGCCGACGAGGAGACTATCCAAGCCGGCCCATTGCCGCCAATTAAAGGTTCGTTCTTTGCTAGGGCTGGCGGTACCGGATTCCAGCGCCCCTTCGAACTGGCCACGGTCCGCCTGCGCAACATGAGCGAGGTGTTGGGCAACTGGCGCACCTATGTACCCTGCGACGACTTTCTTACCCAGCGCGGTGGCACCTTCCTGCTGGAGGAAGACAACAGCCTGCTGTACAGCCACAAGGACCGCGGCATCCTCGGCTTCTCGGCATCGATGGCAAGGCCGCTCAGCTTCCTGGATCCATACCTCGACTGA
- a CDS encoding chlorophyll a/b-binding protein has translation MTNTPAGREWLKHRAEELILLEQLKRVELFNGRAAMLAIAIGIITEGLTGSGIAHQIGLAALVDVYAACRTQFLPFCF, from the coding sequence ATGACAAACACTCCAGCTGGTCGTGAATGGCTTAAGCATCGGGCCGAAGAGTTGATTCTATTGGAACAACTCAAACGAGTCGAACTTTTTAATGGCCGGGCAGCAATGTTGGCTATTGCAATTGGCATCATTACCGAAGGGCTTACTGGTTCCGGCATCGCCCATCAAATCGGACTCGCAGCGCTGGTAGACGTTTACGCAGCCTGCCGCACCCAGTTTCTTCCCTTCTGTTTCTAA
- a CDS encoding methyltransferase domain-containing protein: MQQKFADLQAALTVPLPQLWSQLGQRQLRPELMDQPGLDPQAHQAALLGLGRINAMTRSAACFFPDIRRLAILNPARRLRLLDVACGGGDTVRAISRMAKREGIDLVVHGCDISAEAVSLAREAAEAEGLETHFFQTDAINSPLPGGYHLITTSLFLHHLTEVDAESLLRSMAAATLDQLLVHDLTRSHIDLLLTWIGTRLLSRSPIVHIDGPLSVGGAFQLDEVAQLAAAAGLVGAQITKFWPERFLLSWSRNAANA, translated from the coding sequence TTGCAGCAAAAATTCGCTGATCTCCAAGCGGCCCTAACGGTGCCCCTGCCCCAGTTATGGAGTCAGCTTGGTCAGCGACAGCTGAGGCCAGAGCTGATGGATCAGCCAGGTCTTGATCCCCAGGCCCATCAAGCAGCCCTGCTTGGCTTGGGCCGCATAAATGCGATGACCCGCAGCGCTGCTTGCTTCTTTCCTGATATCCGTCGCTTAGCAATACTGAATCCCGCTCGGCGGTTGCGCCTCCTAGATGTGGCCTGCGGTGGGGGCGACACGGTGCGTGCCATTAGTCGCATGGCAAAGCGGGAGGGGATTGATCTGGTGGTGCATGGCTGTGACATCAGCGCTGAAGCTGTCTCCCTGGCAAGGGAAGCCGCTGAGGCGGAGGGATTGGAGACTCATTTCTTCCAAACCGACGCAATAAATTCCCCTCTTCCTGGCGGTTATCACTTAATCACCACCTCGTTGTTTCTGCATCACCTCACGGAAGTCGATGCCGAAAGCCTGCTGCGCTCTATGGCCGCCGCCACCCTCGACCAGCTGTTGGTGCACGACCTAACCCGCAGCCACATTGATCTGTTGCTCACCTGGATCGGCACCCGACTGCTGAGTCGCTCACCGATCGTTCATATTGATGGACCTCTCTCGGTGGGGGGTGCCTTTCAGCTCGACGAGGTGGCTCAGCTGGCCGCAGCGGCTGGCCTAGTGGGTGCCCAGATCACCAAGTTCTGGCCCGAGCGCTTCCTGCTCTCCTGGAGCCGGAATGCAGCCAACGCCTGA